CGGATGTAATGTGACTTACATGCAATCATGCCTAAATATTCCACAATCTACCGTCTCTCAGCATTTATCAAAATTAAAAGCAGCTGGATTAATCAAAGGCGAACGACATGGTTTAGAAGTTCAATATACCGTTATTGATAAGAATGTTGAAAAAATCATTCGTGCTCTTAATCTCATCTAAGCCTATACGCTAGAATCCCTTATAATCATTCATAAACCAATGGTTATAAGGGATTTTTTATGTTCTATAAGACAGATATCCATCTACCCTAGTATAAATTTTTCAACAACTTCACGTACTGCATGATGATTATTATCATGTTCAGTGATATAGTTTGCTTTAGCTTTGACTTCTTCTCTTCCATTGGCTACAGCAACACCTAGACCTGCATATTCAATCATGAATATATCATTAAAACTATCACCGACTGCAATAATCTCTTCTTGTTTTATGCCAAGCTTCTGTGCTAAATACTTCACTCCCAGCCCTTTATTTGCCTCTTTGTGAAGGACTTCTAAATAATTTGGTTTTGAGAAAAATACATTGACGTCTTGTCCATAGACTTCTATAATTTTTCTTTGCATAGCTTCCAAGCATTCTCGATCTTGTGAATTGAATAATACTTTCGTTGAATATTCCAAATTTTCAAGATCCTGATTAACCAAAGGCTCACTCTTTGTTAAATCTGTATATAGTTTTACTGCTTCGTTAATTTCTTCTACGATCATTTTCTTTCCATTATACAGTTGAACTGTTACATCATTGTCTTTTCCCATTCTTACTAATTCCTTTAACAATGGCTGTTCAATACGTTTATGAAAAATATTTTGTCGGTCAATTCTATCAATTTTTGCACCGTTGTATGATATGAAATATTCATCTTCATCGTGCATATCCAATTGTTCGATATACTGAAACATGGACTCATCACTACGTCCAGAGCAAAATAGTACAACAACCCCTTGCTCTTTTGCTTTTTTTATCGCTTCAATATTTTCAGGACTAATGGACAGATCATCTTTCAATAATGTGTCATCAAAGTCCAATACTAACATTTTGTACATATTTCCTCCTAAAAATAGATGTTTTATTGCTGCTTCATCGCTTTTAACAGAACATCTTTTTCTTCCTGTGTCAACGTTTCTTTTGTCATTCCATTCGTAACATTCTTTGAATATAAATATGAGTATTCGCTATTATGTAAATTATGAAGAATTACACCATTATTATATCGATTAAGCATGACTAAGACAAAGCTCATCTCGCCACCTTGACGTTCAAATGCATTATATCGATGTAGGTATACTTTGGTATATGCATCTTTGGCTTTCTCCTGAATACGCTCAATATGATTAAACAATTCCTTTTCATTTTGTTTTAAATACTCAATATCTGATTTGTTTTTAATTATATGTTCTTCATAGGATTGTATTGTCTTTCCTTTATTCAATTTTTTATATTTATTTCTAAAAATCGATAAGTTAATCATCGTAATAAACAATAGAATAAATAAGATTAGCGTAACCGCTGTTACAATCATGAGTATCTCAACTTGCATACTTTCAAAAAAGGTCATTATATCACTCATTCGTATCCCCCTTATCTAATTATTATTCAACACTTATTTGTTCAATCAGTTCAACAATTCTTTCTAATTCCTGATTTGAAAAATATTCGATTTCAATTTTACCTTTATTTTTTTTGTTTTGAATTTTAACTTTTGTACCTAATATTTCTTCTATATTTTTTTCTATCGATGCCATGATTGGATCCATAAAATCTTTTTTCTTAGGTTTTATTTCTGTTTCTGGCTTTAGTAATTTTTTTATTATTCTTTCTGTTTCTCGAACATTAAGTTCATTATCAAACACTTGTAAAGCAATTTCGTACTGTTGTTTTGGAT
This sequence is a window from Vallitaleaceae bacterium 9-2. Protein-coding genes within it:
- a CDS encoding metalloregulator ArsR/SmtB family transcription factor produces the protein MEIKEFERASELLKLLGHPARLCILIGILEKENAGCNVTYMQSCLNIPQSTVSQHLSKLKAAGLIKGERHGLEVQYTVIDKNVEKIIRALNLI
- a CDS encoding Cof-type HAD-IIB family hydrolase, yielding MYKMLVLDFDDTLLKDDLSISPENIEAIKKAKEQGVVVLFCSGRSDESMFQYIEQLDMHDEDEYFISYNGAKIDRIDRQNIFHKRIEQPLLKELVRMGKDNDVTVQLYNGKKMIVEEINEAVKLYTDLTKSEPLVNQDLENLEYSTKVLFNSQDRECLEAMQRKIIEVYGQDVNVFFSKPNYLEVLHKEANKGLGVKYLAQKLGIKQEEIIAVGDSFNDIFMIEYAGLGVAVANGREEVKAKANYITEHDNNHHAVREVVEKFILG
- a CDS encoding DUF4446 family protein; this translates as MSDIMTFFESMQVEILMIVTAVTLILFILLFITMINLSIFRNKYKKLNKGKTIQSYEEHIIKNKSDIEYLKQNEKELFNHIERIQEKAKDAYTKVYLHRYNAFERQGGEMSFVLVMLNRYNNGVILHNLHNSEYSYLYSKNVTNGMTKETLTQEEKDVLLKAMKQQ